From Parabacteroides pacaensis, a single genomic window includes:
- a CDS encoding acetate kinase, whose product MKILVLNCGSSSVKYKLFDMDSEEVMAQGGVEKLGLPGSFLKFTLPNGEKVVLEKDLPEHDAAIQFILSILTDEKYGCIKSFDEIDAVGHRVVHGGEAFSKSVEINSEVIGKIVECIDLAPLHNPPNLKGIRAMSNLIPGIRQVAVFDTAFHQTMPDYAYIYGLPYDLYKKYGIRRYGFHGTSHRYVSHRACEILGVPFKDQKIITAHIGNGGSLAAIKDGKCVDTSMGLTPVEGLVMGTRSGDVDAGALSFIMQKEGLDPAGLSNLVNKKSGVMGISGISSDMREIEAAIAEGDKRAALAMNVYNYRIKKYVGAYAAVLGGLDILVFTGGVGENQWGTRSAVCKDMEFMGIKLDESLNTGMRGQEMVISAPDSKVTVMVVPTDEEYMIAADTMEILG is encoded by the coding sequence ATGAAGATATTAGTATTAAACTGCGGAAGTTCATCTGTTAAATATAAACTGTTTGACATGGATTCCGAAGAAGTGATGGCGCAAGGTGGGGTGGAAAAACTTGGTCTGCCGGGTTCTTTTTTGAAGTTTACATTGCCTAATGGTGAAAAGGTGGTTCTGGAAAAAGATTTGCCGGAACACGATGCTGCCATCCAGTTTATCCTGAGTATACTTACCGATGAAAAGTACGGTTGCATCAAGTCGTTCGACGAAATCGATGCAGTGGGTCATCGCGTAGTTCACGGAGGAGAAGCTTTTAGCAAGAGTGTGGAAATTAACAGCGAAGTGATTGGTAAAATCGTAGAGTGCATCGACTTGGCTCCACTTCATAATCCACCTAACTTGAAGGGTATTCGTGCCATGAGTAATCTTATTCCGGGTATTCGCCAGGTAGCAGTATTCGATACGGCTTTCCATCAGACGATGCCGGATTATGCTTATATATACGGATTGCCTTATGATTTATATAAGAAATACGGAATCCGTCGTTACGGTTTCCACGGAACCAGTCATCGTTATGTTTCACATCGTGCTTGCGAAATATTGGGTGTGCCTTTTAAAGACCAAAAGATTATTACAGCTCATATAGGGAACGGCGGTTCGTTGGCTGCCATTAAAGATGGCAAATGCGTAGATACTTCTATGGGGCTTACTCCGGTGGAAGGTCTGGTGATGGGAACCCGTTCGGGTGACGTAGATGCCGGAGCACTTTCTTTTATTATGCAGAAAGAAGGATTGGACCCTGCCGGTTTGTCTAACCTGGTAAACAAGAAGAGCGGCGTGATGGGTATTTCCGGAATCTCTTCGGATATGCGTGAGATCGAAGCAGCCATTGCCGAGGGTGACAAACGTGCAGCTTTGGCTATGAATGTATATAACTACCGTATCAAAAAATATGTAGGTGCTTATGCTGCCGTTTTGGGTGGTTTGGATATCCTGGTATTTACCGGTGGTGTAGGGGAGAACCAGTGGGGAACCCGTAGTGCCGTATGTAAAGATATGGAATTTATGGGTATTAAGCTGGACGAAAGCTTGAATACGGGTATGCGTGGTCAAGAAATGGTAATCAGTGCTCCCGATTCTAAAGTAACGGTCATGGTAGTTCCTACCGATGAAGAATATATGATTGCTGCCGATACGATGGAGATCTTAGGTTAG
- the pta gene encoding phosphate acetyltransferase, which translates to MDLMQEIIARAKANKQRIVLPEGTEERTLKAADRLLADGVADIILIGNPVEINKMAVDFGLANVHKAIIVDPKNNEKKEVYANLLFELRKKKGMTMEQATALAEDPLYLACLMIKNGDADGEIAGAQNTTGNVLRPALQIIKTAPGISCVSGAFLMFLKDKSYGDDGVMVFADCAVMPNPTASELAQIAIATAQTTRSLVGTEPRIAMLSFSTKGSASHEMVDKVVEATRLAHEMDPELKLDGELQADAALVASVANQKAPGSPIAGKANVLVFPSLEVGNIAYKLVQRLAGAEAVGPILQGMAAPVNDLSRGCSVDDVYKMVAIACNQSIGLKAQKK; encoded by the coding sequence ATGGATTTAATGCAAGAAATTATTGCGCGCGCCAAGGCTAATAAGCAGCGCATTGTTCTTCCCGAAGGAACAGAAGAAAGAACCCTTAAAGCTGCAGACCGTCTGTTGGCTGACGGTGTGGCTGATATTATTTTAATCGGGAATCCTGTAGAAATTAACAAAATGGCTGTTGATTTCGGATTGGCAAATGTTCACAAAGCGATTATTGTTGACCCTAAAAACAACGAAAAGAAAGAAGTATATGCCAATCTTCTTTTTGAATTACGTAAGAAAAAAGGAATGACTATGGAACAGGCAACCGCTCTGGCAGAAGATCCTCTCTATTTGGCTTGCCTGATGATTAAGAATGGAGATGCCGATGGCGAGATTGCCGGGGCACAGAACACTACCGGTAACGTATTGCGTCCTGCTTTGCAAATTATTAAAACGGCTCCGGGCATTAGCTGCGTGTCCGGTGCTTTCCTGATGTTCCTGAAAGATAAATCATACGGGGACGATGGTGTGATGGTGTTTGCTGACTGTGCCGTAATGCCGAATCCAACTGCTTCCGAACTAGCACAAATTGCTATCGCTACTGCTCAGACTACTCGTTCGCTGGTAGGAACCGAGCCGCGTATTGCTATGCTAAGTTTCTCTACAAAAGGCAGTGCTTCCCATGAAATGGTAGATAAGGTAGTGGAAGCTACCCGCTTGGCGCATGAGATGGATCCGGAACTGAAATTGGACGGCGAATTGCAGGCTGATGCAGCGTTGGTGGCTTCCGTGGCGAATCAAAAAGCTCCGGGCAGTCCTATTGCCGGCAAAGCAAACGTATTGGTATTTCCTTCGTTGGAAGTAGGAAATATCGCTTATAAGCTGGTTCAGCGTCTGGCAGGCGCAGAAGCTGTAGGTCCTATCCTGCAAGGTATGGCAGCTCCGGTAAATGATTTGTCCCGTGGTTGTTCGGTTGACGACGTTTACAAGATGGTAGCAATTGCTTGCAACCAGTCTATCGGTTTGAAAGCCCAGAAAAAGTAA
- the cdaA gene encoding diadenylate cyclase CdaA, translating to MWMHFGIKDAIDVLLVAFFLYQTYKIMKASGTIAIFSGVVSFVVIWILVSQVLEMRLMGAILDKVISVGFIVLIILFQDEIRRFLLALGSHRGWRFLSKIFSKSEKDTKEGQYIAPVVLACMNMAKKKTGALIVIQQEMDLSIYEHTGEMFNADVNARLIENIFFKNSPLHDGAMIIADNRIKAAGCILPVAHNTDIPKDMGLRHRSGLGMSQETDAKVIIVSEERGKISVAHRGKLRVNVTAEELQQLLSDEKW from the coding sequence ATGTGGATGCATTTCGGTATAAAGGATGCGATTGATGTATTATTAGTGGCATTTTTCCTTTATCAAACCTATAAAATAATGAAGGCTTCCGGAACCATCGCTATTTTTAGCGGTGTTGTTTCATTTGTTGTCATCTGGATACTGGTATCGCAAGTGTTGGAAATGCGGTTAATGGGTGCTATACTAGATAAAGTAATCAGTGTAGGTTTTATTGTTTTAATTATTTTGTTTCAAGATGAAATACGTCGTTTCTTACTGGCATTAGGTTCTCATCGGGGCTGGCGGTTTTTGAGCAAGATATTTTCAAAGAGTGAAAAAGATACGAAGGAAGGACAATATATTGCGCCGGTAGTTTTGGCCTGTATGAATATGGCGAAGAAAAAAACGGGAGCACTTATTGTCATCCAACAAGAGATGGATCTTTCTATTTACGAACATACGGGTGAGATGTTTAATGCGGATGTAAATGCCCGTTTGATAGAAAATATTTTCTTTAAAAATAGTCCTTTGCACGATGGGGCCATGATTATTGCAGATAACCGTATTAAAGCTGCCGGTTGCATCCTTCCCGTTGCGCATAATACGGATATTCCGAAAGATATGGGGTTGCGTCACCGTTCCGGTTTGGGCATGTCACAGGAAACAGATGCCAAAGTTATTATAGTAAGTGAGGAACGGGGAAAGATTTCTGTGGCTCACCGGGGAAAATTGAGAGTGAATGTTACGGCAGAGGAATTACAGCAGCTTCTTTCTGATGAGAAGTGGTAA
- the folP gene encoding dihydropteroate synthase — translation MDKTINIKGKLVSFSEPWVMGILNVTPDSFYAGSRKQTEKEIEERIRTILSEGGKIIDVGGYSSRPDATDIPEEEEMARLKVALEILRKHYAEVPVSVDTFRSGIARRCVEEYNVGIVNDISGGEMDSAMFETVASLHVPYILMHMKGTPQTMKQHTDYQDLMNDLMSYFSQKVNQLHYLGVCDVILDPGFGFSKTLEQNYILMNKLSEFAIFELPLLVGISRKRMIYQLLDSTAENSLNGTSVLNTVALLNGADILRVHDVKAAVEAVKIVTKLKNTL, via the coding sequence ATGGATAAGACAATAAATATTAAAGGGAAATTGGTGAGTTTTTCGGAACCTTGGGTAATGGGTATTTTGAACGTTACCCCTGATTCCTTTTATGCCGGAAGTAGAAAACAGACAGAAAAAGAAATTGAAGAAAGAATCCGAACTATTTTAAGCGAAGGGGGAAAAATCATTGATGTGGGAGGATATTCTTCCCGTCCGGATGCAACGGATATTCCGGAAGAGGAAGAAATGGCACGTCTGAAAGTTGCTTTGGAAATATTGCGAAAGCATTATGCAGAAGTACCTGTTTCGGTAGATACGTTTCGTTCCGGCATTGCCCGTAGATGTGTGGAAGAATATAATGTGGGCATAGTAAACGATATTTCCGGAGGAGAGATGGACTCTGCTATGTTCGAAACGGTAGCTTCATTACATGTGCCTTATATTCTAATGCACATGAAAGGAACTCCCCAAACGATGAAACAACATACGGATTATCAGGATTTAATGAATGATTTGATGTCGTATTTTTCTCAAAAAGTAAATCAATTGCACTACCTGGGAGTTTGCGACGTGATTTTAGATCCTGGGTTCGGATTTAGCAAAACATTAGAACAGAATTATATATTAATGAATAAGTTATCTGAATTTGCCATATTTGAATTACCTTTGCTGGTCGGAATTTCACGTAAGAGAATGATATATCAATTACTAGATAGTACGGCGGAAAATAGCTTGAACGGCACTTCCGTTTTAAATACCGTAGCTTTGCTCAACGGTGCGGATATTTTGCGGGTGCATGATGTAAAAGCTGCTGTAGAAGCAGTTAAGATAGTAACTAAATTAAAAAATACATTGTAG
- a CDS encoding UDP-N-acetylmuramoyl-tripeptide--D-alanyl-D-alanine ligase: MIISELHELFLHHRVVSTDSRNCPKDCLFFALKGEKFDGNQYAASALKSGAAFAIIDNPEYEVPDRTILVDDVLNTLQQLARMHRKTMNIPVIGITGTNGKTTTKELIATVLSTKYNTLYTQGNLNNQIGVPLTLLRLTYEHEIAVIEMGASHPGDIAELVRIACPNYGIITNVGKAHLEGFGSFENVIKTKGELYDYIRKINGKIFIHNGNNYLQSIAHKIEQITYGEEGSFTSGKAIQGSSPFLTLDWKQQGKIHTVNTHLIGNYNLENVLAAIAIGRYFKIPSERINRAITAYEPTNNRSQFMQTPNNTLIIDAYNANPSSMKVAIENFEKLEVAPKAVILGDMRELGASSEEEHTAIVQQLEEGKFDKVFLCGEQFAKVGKQYMLFPSTEELIRTLKEHPLKGYHILIKGSRGMKLEQTLNYL; the protein is encoded by the coding sequence ATGATTATTTCAGAACTTCACGAATTATTCCTTCATCACCGGGTGGTTTCTACCGATAGCCGGAACTGTCCGAAAGACTGCCTTTTCTTTGCTTTGAAAGGTGAAAAATTCGATGGGAACCAATATGCTGCTTCCGCATTAAAATCGGGAGCCGCCTTTGCCATTATCGATAATCCGGAATATGAAGTTCCCGACCGGACCATTCTGGTAGACGACGTGCTGAACACTTTACAACAGCTTGCCCGAATGCACCGGAAAACAATGAATATCCCGGTCATCGGAATCACGGGTACGAACGGTAAAACTACCACAAAAGAACTGATCGCTACTGTACTTTCTACCAAGTACAATACTTTATATACGCAAGGCAACTTAAATAACCAGATTGGAGTTCCTCTTACCCTGCTGCGCTTAACGTATGAACATGAGATAGCGGTAATAGAAATGGGAGCCAGCCATCCGGGCGACATTGCCGAATTAGTTCGGATTGCTTGTCCCAATTACGGCATTATCACCAATGTAGGGAAAGCACACTTGGAAGGGTTCGGTTCTTTTGAAAATGTAATTAAAACAAAAGGGGAATTATACGATTATATTCGCAAAATAAACGGCAAGATATTTATTCATAACGGGAATAATTATCTTCAATCCATTGCCCATAAAATCGAACAAATTACTTACGGGGAAGAAGGTTCTTTCACGTCCGGAAAAGCCATCCAAGGAAGTTCGCCTTTTCTCACGCTGGATTGGAAGCAACAAGGAAAAATACATACGGTAAATACCCATTTGATAGGCAATTATAATTTGGAGAACGTACTAGCCGCCATTGCCATAGGCCGCTACTTTAAAATTCCTTCAGAAAGGATTAACCGGGCAATTACAGCTTACGAACCAACCAACAACCGTTCGCAGTTCATGCAAACTCCCAACAATACATTGATTATAGATGCTTACAATGCGAATCCCAGTAGCATGAAGGTTGCTATAGAAAACTTTGAGAAATTAGAGGTTGCTCCTAAAGCTGTTATTCTAGGCGACATGCGTGAATTAGGAGCTTCCAGCGAGGAGGAACATACGGCAATCGTACAGCAATTGGAAGAAGGAAAGTTCGATAAAGTTTTTCTTTGCGGAGAGCAATTTGCCAAGGTTGGGAAACAATACATGCTTTTTCCCTCCACGGAAGAACTAATCCGAACTTTAAAAGAACATCCGTTGAAAGGATACCATATTTTAATAAAAGGTTCCCGGGGGATGAAGTTGGAGCAAACGCTTAACTACTTATAA
- a CDS encoding aldo/keto reductase: MDHIFTFQDGQQVLTLGQGTWNMGDSDITRMEELRTLRIGIDLGLNVIDTAEMYGNGRSELLVGEAIEGRRDKVFLVSKVLPSNASRHGTKEACEKSLKRLNTDYLDLYLLHWQGRHPFEETVQAMLELQAEGKIKQWGVSNMDVEEMDKFYAIPGGETCAANEVLYNLTRRGIEYDLIPWCRKHKIPVIAYSPVEQGRILEHRLLTEIAEQHHATPAQIALAWVIRNPGIIAIPKAASVKHVQENFKSLFIRLSEDDLKQLDRVFPKPHRKMPLEML, translated from the coding sequence ATGGACCATATATTTACTTTTCAAGATGGACAACAGGTTCTTACGTTAGGGCAAGGAACTTGGAATATGGGGGATTCTGACATTACCCGAATGGAAGAGTTGAGAACTTTACGTATCGGCATCGACCTGGGTCTGAACGTAATAGATACAGCCGAAATGTATGGCAACGGACGTTCCGAGCTTTTGGTGGGGGAAGCTATTGAAGGACGGCGCGATAAAGTATTCCTGGTCAGTAAAGTCTTACCATCCAACGCCAGCCGGCACGGAACGAAAGAAGCTTGCGAGAAAAGCCTGAAAAGATTGAATACGGATTACCTGGATTTGTATTTGCTGCATTGGCAAGGACGCCATCCCTTTGAAGAAACTGTGCAGGCCATGCTAGAGTTGCAAGCAGAAGGAAAGATCAAACAATGGGGCGTTAGCAATATGGATGTGGAAGAAATGGATAAATTTTACGCTATTCCGGGCGGAGAGACCTGTGCTGCTAACGAAGTATTATACAATCTTACCCGCCGGGGAATCGAATACGACCTGATTCCGTGGTGCCGGAAGCATAAAATACCTGTGATTGCTTATTCACCGGTAGAACAGGGACGGATACTGGAACATAGGTTGCTTACGGAAATAGCGGAACAACATCATGCTACTCCTGCGCAGATAGCTTTGGCATGGGTAATCCGGAATCCGGGAATTATTGCAATTCCGAAGGCTGCCTCGGTGAAGCATGTGCAAGAGAATTTTAAAAGCTTGTTTATCCGTCTTTCAGAGGATGATTTAAAGCAACTGGACAGGGTATTTCCTAAACCTCATAGAAAGATGCCTTTGGAAATGTTATAA
- a CDS encoding AAA family ATPase, producing MIFLKGVQLMDKNLVSGKVDELKYPYRAPAVRYMESLDFTKPVTFLVGENGAGKSTLLESIMYKYEEREEDTPGMLYDGVEGLKMYANVLPEHMQLIENKKPDKHFFFRAESFFSHATELDMQAQRELRLYGRIYSYRSYGGRSLLEQSHGESFLSAFLNYAEKNTLFLLDEPEAALSPQRQLTLLVRIHELEQQGCQLVISTHSPILMGYPGADIYSIDEEGSRLTPYEETEHYQLTKYFINYRERMLKDLFR from the coding sequence ATGATATTTCTAAAAGGTGTCCAATTAATGGATAAAAATTTAGTTAGCGGAAAGGTAGACGAACTTAAGTATCCCTATCGAGCCCCCGCAGTGAGGTATATGGAGTCTTTAGACTTCACTAAACCCGTTACCTTTCTGGTAGGCGAAAACGGAGCAGGCAAATCTACTCTGTTAGAATCCATTATGTATAAATATGAAGAACGTGAGGAAGATACACCCGGTATGTTATACGATGGTGTGGAAGGTCTTAAGATGTATGCCAATGTACTTCCGGAACATATGCAGCTCATAGAAAATAAAAAGCCGGACAAACACTTCTTTTTCCGGGCAGAGTCTTTTTTCTCCCACGCTACCGAATTAGATATGCAGGCACAAAGGGAATTAAGGCTGTATGGAAGAATCTATTCTTACCGTTCGTATGGAGGACGCAGCCTCTTGGAACAATCACACGGAGAAAGTTTTTTAAGTGCCTTCTTAAACTATGCAGAAAAGAATACTTTATTTCTTTTGGACGAACCGGAAGCTGCTCTTTCTCCACAACGCCAATTAACCTTGCTTGTAAGGATTCATGAATTGGAACAGCAAGGCTGCCAGTTAGTTATTTCCACTCACTCTCCAATATTGATGGGGTATCCGGGAGCCGACATTTATTCGATAGATGAAGAAGGCAGCCGCCTCACTCCTTACGAGGAGACGGAACATTACCAACTCACCAAATATTTTATCAATTACAGAGAAAGAATGTTGAAAGATTTATTCCGATAG
- a CDS encoding Gfo/Idh/MocA family protein: MKKEDQPVSLSRRGFIRDLSIIGGGSLLWTAFPWLQACSPEAKAEVAGEKVRLAVIGTGSRGQYHLNNLLNIPTADVVMLCDNYAPHLQQASAIFPKAKTCSDYRDVLDNKDIQAVLIAVPLYEHARITIDALDAGKHVFCEKSMAMTPADCLAMYNKYKESGKVLFIGQQRLFDPKYIKTMEMIHSGMIGEIGSIRAYWFRNNDWRRPVPSPDLERKINWRLYKEYSCGLMTELATHQLQVGNWALKMIPESVVGFGDIVFWKDGREVYDNVSLVYRYPNGVKMSYESVISNKFYGLEEEILGHKGTMEPEKGKYYFEEVKPAPGIMQMINDIEHSVFDNVTFAGPSWVPETASLNKGHLIMDKVSTHDGASSVGAVGDGSVELVTAFCDSAITGKPISELVEEAYYSSVLGLLGLQAMEEQRMVVFPDEYKIPYLNFM; the protein is encoded by the coding sequence ATGAAGAAAGAAGATCAGCCGGTGAGTTTATCACGAAGAGGCTTTATTAGAGATTTGAGTATAATAGGGGGGGGGAGCCTGTTATGGACAGCCTTTCCCTGGTTGCAAGCCTGTAGTCCGGAAGCTAAGGCGGAAGTGGCAGGTGAAAAAGTGCGTTTAGCTGTGATAGGAACCGGTTCCCGGGGGCAGTATCATTTGAATAATTTGTTGAATATACCTACCGCGGATGTGGTGATGTTGTGCGACAATTATGCTCCTCATCTGCAACAAGCGTCTGCTATTTTCCCTAAGGCAAAGACTTGCAGCGATTACCGGGACGTGTTGGATAATAAAGATATACAAGCTGTTTTAATAGCCGTTCCGTTGTATGAGCATGCACGTATTACGATAGATGCCCTGGATGCGGGAAAACATGTTTTTTGTGAAAAGTCGATGGCGATGACTCCGGCGGATTGCCTGGCCATGTATAATAAATATAAGGAGTCCGGAAAAGTCCTTTTTATTGGCCAACAACGTTTGTTTGATCCTAAATACATCAAGACGATGGAGATGATTCATTCCGGAATGATTGGCGAGATAGGGAGTATCCGGGCCTATTGGTTCCGCAATAACGATTGGCGGCGTCCGGTTCCTTCTCCCGACTTGGAACGGAAAATTAACTGGCGCTTGTATAAAGAGTATTCTTGCGGCTTGATGACGGAATTAGCCACCCATCAATTGCAAGTAGGAAACTGGGCTTTAAAGATGATACCGGAATCTGTAGTAGGATTCGGCGATATTGTTTTTTGGAAAGACGGACGTGAAGTATACGATAATGTCAGCTTGGTTTACCGCTACCCGAACGGGGTGAAGATGAGTTACGAATCTGTTATCTCCAATAAGTTTTATGGCTTGGAAGAAGAAATACTGGGACATAAGGGAACGATGGAACCGGAAAAAGGGAAGTACTATTTCGAAGAGGTTAAACCGGCTCCGGGTATTATGCAAATGATTAATGATATTGAACATAGCGTATTCGATAACGTAACGTTTGCCGGCCCCAGTTGGGTTCCGGAAACGGCCTCCCTGAACAAAGGACACTTGATTATGGATAAAGTGAGTACCCATGACGGAGCTTCTTCCGTAGGGGCTGTGGGTGACGGTTCCGTAGAGCTTGTTACCGCTTTCTGTGATTCTGCCATTACGGGAAAACCCATTTCCGAATTAGTGGAAGAGGCTTATTATTCTTCCGTATTGGGTCTGCTAGGCCTGCAAGCGATGGAAGAACAACGAATGGTTGTATTTCCTGACGAATATAAAATACCTTACTTAAATTTTATGTAA
- a CDS encoding FAD:protein FMN transferase has product MLYSNYYTASRLFHGSFSFIMGTQLDALLVGEEKDRLEHTWQNIIKELQRLDKLMNRFDTESEISRINECAQTSPVPVSGEMWNILRECYHYFLLTKGYFDITLSDFRRVEWDTEEQRIFFTTPGLQLDLGGYGKGYALKQIERIVKQQGIEKALINFGNSSVLGVGTHPHGEYWPVGIENPYTKELLVTIPLCNNSLSTSGNTPVHPEHIRNPFNGEYIKDRKLVSVVSENPVEAEVLTTAFMIMPEDEIDGLTQYFDMNEKHIYIL; this is encoded by the coding sequence ATGCTTTATTCAAATTATTATACGGCATCCCGTCTTTTTCACGGATCCTTTTCCTTTATTATGGGAACCCAATTGGATGCATTGTTGGTTGGCGAAGAAAAAGATAGGTTGGAACACACTTGGCAAAACATCATAAAAGAGTTACAACGCTTGGATAAACTGATGAATCGTTTTGATACGGAAAGTGAAATTAGCCGTATAAATGAGTGTGCGCAAACATCGCCGGTACCGGTATCCGGTGAAATGTGGAATATCTTACGGGAATGTTATCATTATTTCCTTCTCACAAAGGGATATTTTGATATTACGTTATCGGATTTCCGCCGGGTGGAGTGGGATACGGAAGAACAGAGAATCTTTTTTACTACTCCTGGCTTGCAATTAGATTTAGGGGGCTACGGGAAAGGATATGCTTTGAAGCAGATAGAACGGATTGTAAAACAACAGGGCATTGAAAAAGCTTTGATCAATTTCGGAAATAGTTCCGTATTGGGTGTGGGTACTCATCCTCACGGCGAGTATTGGCCTGTGGGAATCGAGAATCCGTATACCAAGGAATTGCTGGTTACCATACCCTTATGTAATAATTCCTTGTCTACTTCCGGAAATACGCCGGTGCATCCGGAGCATATCCGGAATCCGTTTAACGGAGAATATATAAAAGATAGGAAATTAGTTTCCGTAGTCTCGGAAAATCCGGTAGAAGCGGAAGTTTTAACCACGGCGTTCATGATTATGCCGGAGGATGAAATTGACGGATTAACCCAGTATTTTGATATGAATGAAAAACATATTTATATATTATGA